A genomic window from Sporosarcina sp. Marseille-Q4063 includes:
- a CDS encoding VOC family protein, whose product MTKINGIGQVAVPVKDLNRALSFYQDVLGLPLLFATDTMAFFDCDGVRLLLSLPEKEQFSTASSVLYFNATDIHAHYETLKAKDVSFLDEPHVVAKMGSTETWMVFFNDTEGNTHAFMSEVTV is encoded by the coding sequence ATGACAAAAATTAATGGGATTGGCCAAGTAGCAGTACCTGTAAAAGATTTAAATCGCGCACTTTCTTTTTACCAAGATGTTTTAGGTCTGCCGCTATTATTCGCCACCGATACGATGGCTTTTTTTGATTGCGACGGTGTGCGACTTCTCCTGAGTCTTCCCGAGAAGGAGCAATTTTCGACGGCTAGTTCGGTGCTTTATTTCAACGCCACAGACATTCATGCGCATTATGAAACGTTGAAGGCTAAGGATGTTTCATTTCTGGATGAACCGCATGTTGTCGCAAAAATGGGATCCACCGAAACATGGATGGTGTTTTTTAACGACACCGAAGGCAATACGCATGCTTTTATGAGTGAAGTCACAGTTTAA
- a CDS encoding sulfite exporter TauE/SafE family protein, translating to MTILLFIVIILFASILQTSTGFGFSIMATPFLLLIFEPREAIQINLVLSLVISVALIRKIRTDVDMGILKRFIIGSLPGLPIGILIFLFAETRNLKVGIGVVILTLTLLLILNFRIKTTKRRDFYVGGISGLLTTGIGMPGPPLLLYFSGTGTPKAQLRATTLAFYLFIYSISLVVQVFFAGTNKTVWTSSGMGLPLVVLGLYFGQRLFHRINQKTFRYFTYVILLFTGIYLLIR from the coding sequence GTGACTATTTTACTTTTTATTGTCATCATATTATTTGCATCAATTTTACAAACAAGCACGGGATTCGGCTTTTCCATCATGGCAACGCCGTTCTTACTGTTAATTTTTGAACCGAGAGAAGCCATTCAAATCAATCTAGTATTATCGCTAGTCATTTCCGTGGCGCTCATCAGAAAAATACGTACGGATGTTGATATGGGCATCTTAAAACGATTCATTATTGGAAGTTTACCGGGGCTGCCAATCGGGATTCTGATCTTTTTATTTGCGGAAACGAGGAATTTAAAAGTAGGTATTGGCGTAGTTATTTTAACGTTAACACTTTTGCTTATTTTGAATTTCCGTATAAAGACAACGAAGCGCCGCGATTTTTATGTCGGAGGAATATCTGGTTTGCTGACGACGGGAATCGGCATGCCTGGACCGCCTTTACTGCTCTATTTTTCAGGAACAGGCACACCGAAAGCACAATTGCGGGCAACGACATTAGCCTTTTATCTTTTCATTTATTCAATCAGCCTAGTCGTACAAGTCTTTTTTGCCGGGACGAATAAAACAGTCTGGACATCAAGTGGAATGGGATTGCCCCTTGTCGTTCTGGGCCTGTATTTCGGACAACGCCTATTCCACCGAATCAATCAGAAGACCTTTCGATACTTCACCTATGTGATTTTGTTATTTACAGGAATCTACTTATTAATTCGATGA
- a CDS encoding methionine ABC transporter ATP-binding protein: MIEFKNISKTFSLGKREVHAVKDVSLSIKKGDIYGIIGFSGAGKSTLLRLVNMLERPTSGSVFIQNVDVSSLSAKELRKQRRNIGMIFQNFNLFNSRTVAGNVAYPLKLAGASKQEVGERVQELLAFVGLSDKAKDYPDQLSGGQKQRVGIARALASSPEVLICDEATSALDPDTTADILRLLKKVNKDLGITILLITHEMHVIQSICDNVAVMEDGEVIEYGAVFETFTNPQHSTTQRFIQSIQQDLPSEKLLDEWRSKGGTRLYRVIFKGEIASDPVLSQVTRKHSIDFNIVYGSVREVQERFFGNLLISFEGEPEKIQKVLQELETIVDIKEVIKDEG; this comes from the coding sequence ATGATTGAATTTAAAAATATCTCGAAGACGTTTAGTCTTGGAAAACGAGAGGTGCATGCGGTTAAGGATGTTTCTCTATCGATTAAAAAAGGGGATATTTACGGCATTATCGGATTTAGCGGCGCCGGAAAGAGTACGTTGCTGCGGTTGGTGAACATGCTTGAACGCCCAACTTCTGGATCGGTGTTCATCCAAAATGTTGATGTCAGTTCATTATCAGCGAAAGAGCTGCGCAAGCAACGCCGGAACATCGGAATGATATTCCAAAACTTTAACTTGTTTAACTCGAGAACGGTCGCCGGAAACGTCGCTTATCCTTTAAAGTTAGCCGGCGCCTCCAAACAAGAAGTCGGGGAGCGCGTGCAAGAACTATTGGCTTTTGTCGGTCTATCCGATAAAGCGAAAGATTATCCCGATCAACTATCCGGCGGGCAAAAACAACGTGTCGGAATTGCAAGAGCGCTTGCTAGTTCCCCGGAAGTACTGATCTGTGACGAAGCGACATCCGCTTTGGATCCTGATACAACCGCTGATATTTTACGGTTATTGAAAAAGGTGAATAAAGATTTAGGCATAACTATTCTTCTTATCACACATGAAATGCACGTTATCCAATCCATTTGCGATAATGTGGCGGTCATGGAAGATGGCGAAGTGATCGAGTACGGGGCAGTTTTCGAAACCTTTACGAATCCGCAGCATTCAACGACGCAACGTTTTATCCAATCGATTCAACAAGACTTGCCTTCAGAGAAGCTTTTGGATGAATGGCGTTCAAAAGGCGGCACCCGGTTATATCGCGTCATTTTTAAAGGTGAAATCGCAAGTGATCCTGTATTATCTCAGGTCACTCGTAAACATAGTATCGATTTCAACATCGTCTACGGGTCGGTTCGAGAAGTTCAAGAACGGTTTTTCGGAAATCTTCTTATTTCATTTGAAGGCGAACCGGAAAAGATCCAAAAAGTATTGCAAGAACTTGAAACGATTGTTGATATAAAGGAGGTCATTAAAGATGAAGGTTGA
- a CDS encoding methionine ABC transporter permease — protein sequence MKVDWSTFWPRIVEATGETLIMVIATLIFGSIIGISLGLLLFVTRENNILENKAVSRVLNILINIIRPIPFIIFLVAISQLTRLVVGTTIGTTAAIFPMTIVASFVVARVVENNLVSIDPGVIEAAQAMGASPLRIIFTVLIPEALGPLILGLTFVSVSLIDFSAVAGTVGGGGLGHIAMTYGYQRFDASVMIVTVVILIVMVQLAQWIGNTLSRKIMRR from the coding sequence ATGAAGGTTGATTGGTCCACGTTTTGGCCACGGATTGTAGAAGCGACGGGCGAGACCCTCATTATGGTGATTGCCACACTTATTTTCGGTTCAATTATTGGAATCTCGCTCGGCCTTCTATTGTTTGTGACAAGAGAAAATAATATTTTGGAAAATAAGGCAGTTTCACGCGTCTTAAATATTCTTATCAATATCATACGACCGATTCCATTTATCATCTTCTTAGTTGCCATTTCACAACTAACTAGACTGGTTGTCGGGACAACCATTGGAACGACGGCAGCGATTTTCCCGATGACGATTGTGGCAAGTTTCGTTGTGGCACGAGTCGTTGAAAATAACTTGGTTAGTATCGACCCAGGCGTTATCGAAGCAGCACAAGCAATGGGCGCAAGCCCGCTTCGGATTATCTTTACGGTATTAATTCCAGAAGCGCTTGGCCCATTGATTTTAGGATTGACTTTCGTTTCAGTCAGTCTAATCGATTTCTCTGCGGTTGCAGGAACAGTCGGCGGCGGAGGTCTAGGACATATCGCGATGACTTATGGTTACCAACGATTTGACGCAAGTGTCATGATTGTAACGGTGGTCATCCTCATCGTTATGGTGCAACTCGCGCAGTGGATTGGAAATACACTATCTAGAAAAATTATGCGTCGTTAA
- a CDS encoding MetQ/NlpA family ABC transporter substrate-binding protein: MRKLLILCLAIITAALLTACGSKSNADGDTVKVVIGVNGSDGVQWPILKEKAAKEGIEIELKEFADYTLPNNALAQGDIDLNAFQHFTFLAQYVNESGNELVPIGSTMFAPLGVYSEKIKDISEIKEGDKIAIPDDPSNQARALRLLESAELITLSDDFGLFGDPSKIVENPMKLDIIPMVAQQTPRVLPDVAAAIINNGIAGQAGFSPGEDPIFRETADDESIYPYVNLIAASEKEKDNKTFQRIVELYQEEDIAKAVEEDTKGGSYLVELTQDEIDKVFEDLKK; this comes from the coding sequence ATGAGAAAGTTATTGATTTTATGTTTAGCGATTATAACAGCGGCTTTATTAACTGCTTGTGGTAGTAAAAGTAATGCAGATGGTGACACGGTTAAAGTGGTAATAGGTGTCAATGGATCAGATGGTGTGCAGTGGCCAATTCTGAAGGAAAAAGCAGCAAAAGAAGGCATTGAAATTGAGCTTAAAGAATTTGCTGATTACACATTACCAAATAACGCACTTGCACAAGGAGATATAGACCTTAACGCATTCCAACATTTTACTTTCTTAGCTCAATACGTCAATGAAAGTGGAAATGAGCTTGTTCCAATTGGTTCAACTATGTTTGCACCGCTAGGCGTTTATTCCGAAAAAATTAAGGACATTTCCGAAATAAAAGAAGGGGACAAAATCGCGATTCCAGATGATCCTTCTAACCAAGCACGTGCACTGCGCTTACTTGAAAGTGCTGAACTCATTACACTTTCGGATGATTTCGGATTATTTGGAGACCCGAGTAAAATTGTAGAAAACCCAATGAAGTTGGATATTATTCCGATGGTCGCACAACAAACACCACGTGTATTGCCAGACGTTGCAGCAGCGATTATTAACAACGGCATTGCTGGACAAGCAGGGTTTTCACCAGGGGAGGATCCAATCTTTAGAGAAACTGCAGATGATGAAAGTATTTACCCATATGTGAATCTAATTGCGGCAAGCGAGAAAGAAAAAGATAATAAAACATTCCAACGCATTGTTGAATTATACCAAGAAGAGGATATCGCAAAAGCTGTTGAAGAAGATACAAAAGGTGGATCTTATCTTGTTGAATTAACGCAGGATGAAATTGACAAAGTATTTGAAGACCTTAAAAAATAA